From the genome of Haloterrigena sp. KLK7, one region includes:
- a CDS encoding molybdenum cofactor guanylyltransferase, with amino-acid sequence MTSERSLGGVVLAGGYSTRFGESDKAVADLAGTPMIRRVGDRLATVTDDLVINCRDDQLEAIRAALAGSDLEPRYATDPVPDRGPLAGIQVGLEAVDREYAAVVACDMPFVDPALLETLHERARGRDGAVVRLEDGWYQTTQAVYRADAMARACEETLDSEDKRIVAALERIDVAEVGEDVLEGVSDRTFEGIDTQEALAEAERRLGE; translated from the coding sequence GTGACCAGCGAACGCTCGCTCGGCGGCGTCGTCCTCGCCGGCGGCTACTCCACGCGCTTCGGCGAGTCGGACAAGGCCGTCGCCGACCTCGCGGGGACGCCGATGATCCGCCGGGTCGGCGACCGACTCGCGACCGTGACCGACGACCTCGTGATCAACTGCCGGGACGACCAGCTCGAGGCGATCCGCGCCGCGCTCGCGGGCAGCGACCTCGAGCCCCGGTACGCGACCGATCCCGTCCCGGACAGGGGGCCGCTCGCGGGTATTCAGGTCGGCCTCGAGGCGGTCGACCGCGAGTACGCGGCCGTCGTCGCCTGCGACATGCCGTTCGTCGATCCCGCGCTGCTCGAGACGCTTCACGAGCGCGCCCGCGGTCGCGACGGCGCCGTCGTCCGCCTCGAGGACGGCTGGTACCAGACGACGCAGGCCGTCTACCGGGCCGACGCGATGGCCCGCGCCTGCGAAGAGACGCTCGACTCCGAAGACAAACGGATCGTCGCCGCGCTCGAGCGAATCGACGTCGCGGAAGTCGGCGAGGACGTCCTCGAGGGCGTCTCCGACCGGACGTTCGAGGGTATCGACACACAGGAAGCGCTCGCAGAGGCGGAACGGCGACTCGGGGAGTGA
- the ilvD gene encoding dihydroxy-acid dehydratase, with translation MSQQPEQRSPAEGKPDDLPSNEVTEGVERAPHRAMFRAMGYDDEDFDSPMIGVANPAADITPCNVHLDDVAQSAYDAVDEADGMPIEFGTITISDAISMGTEGMKASLISREVIADSVELVAFGERMDGLVTIGGCDKNMPGMMMAAIRTDLPSVFLYGGSIMPGEHGGREITIQNVFEGVGAVADGDMSEEELDEMERNACPGAGSCGGMFTANTMASISETIGFAPLGSSSPPAEDEDRYEVARESGELAVEAVEEQRKPSDFLTKESFENAIALQVAVGGSTNAVLHLLAMAAEAGIDLDIEEFNEISARTPKIADLQPGGERVMNDLHEVGGVPVVLRELLEADLLHGDALTVTGETIAEGLGRIDPPAVEDLDADFLNTVDEPIHERGAIRILTGNLAPEGAVIKITGEDHLHHEGPVRIFEEEENAMAYVQEGRVETGDVIGIRNEGPQGGPGMREMLGVTSAVAGQGHAEDVALFTDGRFSGATRGFSIGHVAPEAAVGGPIAALEDGDTITIDIDDHELSVDLSDEELEARLEEHDLPEPNYTTGVLAKYGQMFGSAENGAVTNPGAKQD, from the coding sequence ATGAGCCAACAGCCCGAGCAGCGGTCGCCCGCGGAGGGCAAACCCGACGATCTGCCGAGCAACGAGGTCACGGAGGGGGTCGAGCGAGCCCCTCACCGTGCGATGTTCCGCGCGATGGGGTACGACGACGAGGACTTCGACTCGCCGATGATCGGCGTCGCGAACCCGGCCGCGGACATCACGCCCTGTAACGTCCACCTGGACGACGTGGCCCAGTCGGCCTACGACGCCGTCGACGAGGCCGACGGGATGCCCATCGAGTTCGGTACCATCACCATCTCCGACGCCATCTCGATGGGGACCGAGGGGATGAAGGCCTCCCTCATCTCGCGGGAAGTCATCGCCGACTCCGTCGAACTGGTCGCCTTCGGCGAGCGCATGGACGGGCTGGTCACCATCGGCGGCTGCGACAAGAACATGCCCGGGATGATGATGGCCGCCATCCGAACGGATCTCCCCAGCGTCTTCCTCTACGGCGGTTCGATCATGCCCGGCGAGCACGGGGGTCGGGAGATCACGATCCAGAACGTCTTCGAGGGCGTCGGCGCCGTGGCGGACGGCGACATGTCCGAGGAGGAACTCGACGAGATGGAGCGCAACGCCTGTCCCGGCGCGGGCTCCTGTGGCGGCATGTTCACCGCCAACACCATGGCCTCGATCTCCGAGACGATCGGCTTCGCGCCGCTGGGCTCCTCGTCGCCGCCCGCCGAGGACGAGGACCGGTACGAGGTCGCCCGCGAGAGCGGCGAACTCGCCGTCGAGGCCGTCGAGGAACAGCGTAAGCCCTCGGACTTCCTCACCAAGGAATCGTTCGAGAACGCCATCGCGCTGCAGGTCGCCGTCGGCGGTTCGACCAACGCCGTGCTCCACCTGCTGGCGATGGCCGCCGAGGCCGGCATCGACCTCGACATCGAGGAGTTCAACGAGATCAGCGCGCGCACGCCCAAGATCGCCGACCTCCAGCCCGGCGGCGAGCGCGTGATGAACGACCTCCACGAGGTCGGCGGCGTCCCCGTCGTCCTCCGGGAACTGCTCGAGGCGGACCTGCTCCACGGCGACGCGCTGACGGTCACCGGCGAGACGATCGCCGAAGGGCTCGGGCGAATCGACCCGCCGGCGGTCGAGGACCTCGACGCCGACTTCCTCAACACCGTCGACGAGCCGATCCACGAGCGCGGTGCCATCCGCATCCTGACGGGCAACCTCGCGCCCGAGGGAGCGGTCATCAAGATCACCGGCGAGGACCACCTCCACCACGAGGGTCCCGTCCGGATCTTCGAGGAGGAGGAGAACGCGATGGCGTACGTCCAGGAGGGCCGGGTCGAGACCGGCGACGTCATCGGCATCCGCAACGAGGGCCCCCAGGGCGGCCCCGGCATGCGCGAGATGCTCGGCGTCACGAGCGCCGTGGCGGGACAGGGCCACGCCGAGGACGTCGCGCTGTTCACTGACGGCCGCTTCTCCGGGGCGACACGCGGGTTCTCCATCGGCCACGTCGCGCCGGAGGCCGCCGTCGGCGGCCCGATCGCCGCCCTCGAGGACGGCGACACGATCACCATCGACATCGACGATCACGAGCTCTCCGTGGACCTCTCCGACGAGGAACTCGAGGCGCGACTCGAGGAGCACGACCTGCCCGAACCCAACTACACGACGGGCGTGCTGGCGAAGTACGGGCAGATGTTCGGGTCTGCGGAGAACGGTGCCGTGACGAACCCCGGCGCGAAGCAGGACTGA
- a CDS encoding response regulator has product MIDRSASAADVLLVEPSDERTRLTSDAFSGGGSTAIHAVSDGDAALAFLEGRDEYADAPAPCLVVLRLELPEPGPDGLDVLERTAEQTELARIPVVATADAPDDDVVTEAYVRGANAVLPTPSDPAALTETMERVAEFWLATARLPNRTDRL; this is encoded by the coding sequence ATGATCGATCGAAGCGCATCCGCGGCCGACGTGTTGCTCGTCGAGCCGTCCGACGAGCGCACTCGCCTCACGAGCGACGCGTTTTCGGGCGGGGGCTCGACTGCCATTCACGCGGTCTCGGACGGGGACGCGGCGCTCGCCTTTCTCGAGGGACGCGACGAGTACGCCGACGCGCCGGCCCCCTGTCTCGTCGTCCTCCGGCTGGAGCTTCCGGAGCCGGGTCCAGACGGACTCGACGTGCTCGAGCGGACGGCCGAGCAGACGGAACTCGCGCGGATCCCGGTCGTCGCGACCGCCGACGCGCCCGACGACGATGTCGTCACCGAGGCCTACGTCCGGGGTGCCAACGCCGTCCTGCCGACGCCGTCAGATCCCGCGGCGCTCACCGAGACGATGGAGCGAGTCGCCGAGTTCTGGCTCGCGACCGCACGGCTCCCGAACCGGACCGATCGACTCTAA
- a CDS encoding NADP-dependent malic enzyme, whose translation MSLDDDSLEYHREEPPGKIEIRTTKSTSTQRDLSLAYSPGVAAPCREIADDEDDAYQYTSKGNLVGVVSNGSAVLGLGDIGAQASKPVMEGKGVLFKRFADIDVFDIELDHDDVDAFVESVAAMEPTFGGVNIEDIAAPACFEIEERLRDRMDVPVFHDDQHGTAIISGAALLNAVDIADKDLSELSVTFAGAGAAALATARFFVSLGVRKENITMVDIDGILTTERAEAGDLDPYSREFARDVPEGGVADAMVDADVFVGLSVGGIVDAEMVRSMASNPIIFAMANPDPEIDYETAKNARDDTVIMATGRSDYPNQVNNVLGFPFIFRGALDVRASEINEEMKVAAAEAIADLARTDVPDAVRKAYGDQPLQFGPEYIIPKPLDPRVLFEVAPAVARAAVESGAARTALDLDTYVEDLEARLGKSREMMRTVFNKAKNDPKRLALAEGENEKIVRAAAQLEDRDLARPVLIGDAEEIRATVADLGLEFDPEVVDPETGDYEEYAEALYERRRRKGVTRTEARERIRDSDYFASVMVDQGDADAMLTGLTNHYPSALRPPLQVVGTAPDTDYAAGVYMLTFKNRVVFLADATVNQDPDEDVLAEITRHTADLARRFNVEPRAALLSYSDFGSVDNEGTRKPRRAAQRLREDPDVDFPVDGEMQADTAVVEELLEDNYEFAELDEPANVLVLPNLEAGNVCYKLLQRLGGAEAIGPMLVGMDRPVHVLQRDDEVSDIVNLAAVATVDAQGE comes from the coding sequence ATGTCACTAGACGACGATTCGCTCGAGTACCACCGCGAAGAGCCGCCCGGCAAGATCGAGATCCGCACGACGAAGTCGACGAGCACCCAGCGGGACCTCTCGCTGGCGTACTCGCCCGGCGTCGCCGCGCCGTGTCGCGAGATCGCCGACGACGAGGACGACGCCTACCAGTACACGTCGAAGGGTAACCTCGTGGGCGTCGTCTCGAACGGCTCCGCCGTCCTCGGCTTAGGCGACATCGGCGCGCAGGCCTCGAAACCCGTCATGGAGGGGAAGGGCGTCCTGTTCAAGCGCTTCGCCGACATCGACGTCTTCGACATCGAACTCGATCACGACGACGTCGACGCCTTCGTCGAGTCGGTCGCGGCGATGGAGCCGACGTTCGGCGGCGTCAACATCGAGGACATCGCGGCGCCCGCCTGCTTCGAGATCGAGGAGCGCCTGCGCGACCGGATGGACGTTCCGGTCTTCCACGACGACCAGCACGGTACCGCGATCATCTCCGGCGCCGCCCTGCTCAACGCCGTCGACATCGCCGACAAGGACCTCTCCGAGCTCTCGGTCACGTTCGCGGGCGCGGGCGCGGCGGCCCTCGCGACGGCCCGGTTCTTCGTCTCGCTGGGCGTCCGGAAAGAGAACATCACGATGGTCGACATCGACGGCATCCTGACGACCGAGCGGGCCGAAGCCGGTGATCTCGACCCCTACAGCCGCGAGTTCGCTCGCGACGTTCCCGAGGGCGGCGTCGCCGACGCGATGGTGGACGCGGACGTCTTCGTCGGCCTCTCCGTCGGCGGCATCGTCGACGCGGAGATGGTGCGGTCCATGGCCTCGAATCCGATCATCTTCGCGATGGCCAACCCCGATCCGGAGATCGACTACGAGACCGCGAAGAACGCCCGAGACGATACGGTCATCATGGCGACCGGGCGCTCGGACTACCCGAACCAGGTCAACAACGTCCTCGGATTCCCCTTCATCTTCCGCGGCGCGCTCGACGTTCGGGCCAGCGAGATCAACGAGGAGATGAAGGTCGCCGCCGCGGAGGCCATCGCCGACCTCGCGCGGACGGACGTTCCCGACGCCGTCCGCAAGGCCTACGGCGACCAGCCGCTGCAGTTCGGCCCCGAGTACATCATTCCGAAGCCCCTCGATCCGCGCGTGCTCTTCGAGGTCGCGCCAGCGGTCGCCCGCGCCGCGGTCGAGAGCGGCGCCGCTCGCACCGCCCTCGATCTCGATACCTACGTCGAGGACCTCGAGGCGCGGCTGGGCAAGTCCCGCGAGATGATGCGGACCGTGTTCAACAAGGCCAAGAACGACCCGAAGCGGCTCGCGCTGGCCGAGGGGGAAAACGAGAAGATCGTCCGGGCGGCGGCCCAGCTCGAGGACCGCGACCTCGCGCGACCGGTGCTGATCGGCGACGCCGAGGAGATCAGGGCTACCGTCGCCGATCTCGGGCTCGAGTTCGACCCCGAGGTGGTCGATCCGGAAACCGGCGACTACGAGGAGTACGCCGAGGCGCTCTACGAGCGCCGCCGGCGCAAGGGCGTGACGAGAACCGAGGCGCGAGAGCGGATTCGGGACAGCGACTACTTCGCGTCGGTGATGGTCGATCAGGGCGACGCCGACGCGATGCTCACCGGGCTCACGAACCACTATCCGTCCGCGCTGCGGCCGCCGCTGCAGGTGGTCGGCACGGCGCCCGACACCGACTACGCGGCGGGCGTCTACATGCTGACGTTCAAAAATCGGGTCGTCTTCCTCGCCGACGCGACGGTCAACCAGGACCCCGACGAGGACGTGCTGGCCGAGATCACGCGCCACACGGCCGACCTCGCGAGGCGGTTCAACGTCGAGCCCCGCGCCGCCCTCCTGTCGTACTCGGACTTCGGCAGCGTCGACAACGAGGGGACACGAAAGCCCCGACGGGCGGCGCAGCGACTCCGCGAGGACCCCGACGTCGACTTCCCGGTCGACGGCGAGATGCAGGCCGACACCGCCGTCGTCGAGGAGTTACTCGAGGACAACTACGAGTTCGCCGAGCTCGACGAGCCCGCGAACGTGCTCGTCCTCCCCAACCTCGAGGCGGGCAACGTCTGCTACAAGCTGCTCCAGCGGCTGGGCGGCGCCGAGGCGATCGGTCCGATGCTGGTCGGGATGGATCGTCCGGTCCACGTCCTCCAGCGCGACGACGAGGTCAGCGACATCGTGAACCTCGCGGCCGTCGCGACGGTCGACGCACAGGGCGAGTAG
- a CDS encoding adenylyltransferase/cytidyltransferase family protein, whose protein sequence is MTRTVIAQGTFDILHPGHVHYVEEAAAMGDELIVIVARKANVDHKAKPICPATQRRDVVAALEAVDDAIVGHEADIFAPIEEIDPDVIALGHDQHHDDDAIEAELERRGIECTVERASAREPDSEDELLSTRLIIDRILERRG, encoded by the coding sequence ATGACGCGAACGGTCATCGCGCAGGGGACCTTCGACATCCTTCACCCCGGCCACGTCCACTACGTAGAGGAGGCCGCGGCGATGGGCGACGAACTGATCGTCATCGTCGCCCGCAAGGCCAACGTCGACCACAAGGCGAAGCCGATCTGTCCCGCGACCCAGCGCCGGGACGTCGTCGCCGCCCTCGAGGCCGTCGACGACGCGATCGTTGGCCACGAGGCGGACATCTTCGCGCCTATCGAAGAGATCGATCCCGACGTGATCGCGCTGGGTCACGACCAGCACCACGACGACGACGCGATCGAGGCCGAACTCGAGCGCCGCGGGATCGAGTGTACGGTCGAGCGTGCGAGCGCCCGCGAACCGGACAGCGAGGACGAACTCCTCTCGACGCGGCTGATCATCGACCGGATCCTCGAGCGCCGCGGTTGA
- the yqeC gene encoding selenium cofactor biosynthesis protein YqeC, translating into MDDDPDLDLVDALEANAAVTCVVGAGGKKSTLYELAGRLERAVVTATVRIPIFDRQVAAVRVTQDPVDLLERADGGEVDGAADGLEWPLGLVPAQEREDRYLGYEPDIVDRIAAASSVDHVLVKADGARTRLLKAPNEREPQLPAAAETVLAIASVDAVGRPLDDEAVHRPERVAAVTGRDLGDPIRPDDVAAVLTSPDGGLKDVPPDATYVPVLNMVDDADDRAVAREVATRILERSADVEAAAHGRIPRVVLTSMIADEPLVDVLE; encoded by the coding sequence ATGGACGACGACCCGGATCTCGATCTCGTGGACGCGCTCGAGGCGAACGCCGCGGTCACCTGCGTCGTCGGCGCCGGCGGCAAGAAATCGACGCTGTACGAGCTCGCGGGCCGACTCGAGCGAGCGGTCGTGACGGCGACCGTCCGCATTCCGATCTTCGACCGGCAGGTCGCCGCGGTGCGAGTCACGCAGGACCCAGTCGACCTGCTCGAGCGGGCCGACGGCGGCGAGGTCGACGGCGCCGCGGACGGTCTCGAGTGGCCGCTCGGACTGGTCCCGGCCCAGGAGCGCGAGGACCGCTATCTGGGGTACGAACCCGATATCGTCGATCGAATCGCGGCGGCCTCGAGCGTCGATCACGTCCTCGTCAAGGCCGACGGGGCGCGAACGCGGCTGCTGAAGGCGCCGAACGAGCGCGAGCCCCAACTGCCCGCGGCCGCGGAGACGGTGCTCGCGATCGCCAGCGTCGACGCGGTCGGCCGACCCCTCGACGACGAGGCCGTCCACCGGCCGGAGCGCGTCGCGGCCGTTACCGGACGCGATCTCGGCGACCCGATTCGGCCGGACGACGTCGCGGCGGTCCTCACCAGCCCCGACGGCGGGCTGAAGGACGTGCCGCCGGACGCGACGTACGTCCCGGTGCTCAACATGGTCGACGACGCCGACGATCGTGCGGTCGCCCGCGAGGTCGCGACGCGGATCCTCGAGCGGAGCGCGGACGTCGAGGCGGCCGCTCACGGCCGCATCCCGCGGGTCGTCCTGACGAGCATGATCGCCGACGAGCCGCTGGTCGACGTCCTCGAGTGA
- a CDS encoding glycosyltransferase: protein MATASVVVPAREEAARLERTLASLGRQSFDGRLEVIVVASGAATLRIAREHGVVDRVLTDDRRDGPGAARNRGAAVATGDVLLFTDADTIVPSTWVRRHWRHYATPAVVGVGGPLRPLADGLSHRVRFRLLSDWWYRISWSVGFVQQPGPNCSVRRSAFEAVDGFDESLPFLEDTDLSLRLREAGRVAYDPDCPVRTSVRRHEREGYLPLLLAYLVGYLEYALPGRSPTREHFS, encoded by the coding sequence ATGGCAACCGCGTCGGTCGTCGTCCCCGCCCGCGAGGAGGCGGCCCGACTCGAGCGCACGCTCGCCTCGCTGGGACGCCAGTCGTTCGACGGGCGACTCGAGGTGATCGTCGTCGCGAGCGGAGCGGCGACGCTGCGGATCGCTCGCGAACACGGGGTGGTCGACCGCGTGCTCACCGACGACCGCCGCGACGGCCCCGGCGCGGCGCGCAACCGGGGCGCAGCGGTCGCGACGGGCGACGTCCTACTGTTTACCGACGCCGACACGATCGTCCCGTCGACGTGGGTACGACGCCACTGGCGCCACTACGCGACGCCGGCGGTCGTCGGCGTCGGCGGTCCGCTCCGGCCGCTCGCGGACGGACTCTCCCACCGCGTCCGCTTTCGCCTCCTCTCGGACTGGTGGTACCGGATCAGCTGGTCCGTCGGCTTCGTCCAGCAGCCGGGACCGAACTGCAGCGTTCGCCGGTCGGCGTTCGAGGCGGTCGACGGCTTCGACGAGTCGCTCCCGTTTCTCGAGGACACAGATCTCTCCCTGCGGTTGCGTGAGGCGGGTCGGGTCGCCTACGACCCCGACTGTCCCGTTCGGACGTCGGTCCGGCGCCACGAACGGGAGGGGTATCTCCCGCTCCTGCTGGCGTACCTCGTGGGCTACCTCGAGTACGCGCTGCCGGGCCGGTCGCCGACGCGAGAGCACTTCTCGTAG
- a CDS encoding helix-turn-helix transcriptional regulator: MENNLKVWRAKADVTQAELADEVDVSRQTINAIERGRYDPSLELAFELARYFDCRIEDIFTYDPEDGD, encoded by the coding sequence ATGGAAAATAATCTCAAGGTCTGGCGAGCGAAGGCCGACGTCACGCAGGCCGAACTCGCGGACGAGGTGGACGTCTCCCGACAGACGATCAACGCCATCGAGCGCGGTCGCTACGACCCGAGCCTCGAGTTGGCGTTCGAACTGGCCCGCTACTTCGACTGCCGGATCGAGGACATCTTCACGTACGACCCGGAAGACGGGGACTGA
- a CDS encoding beta-ribofuranosylaminobenzene 5'-phosphate synthase family protein gives MTATVSAGARLHVGFQNLSLARRRLYGGIGVGLEEPRVTVTAEPADGVEGDDPLGREYAARAVDALDVPGVAVTIEERLPRHVGLGSGTQLALSVLAATARAHGLEPRIRDLAPAMGRGGRSGVGVATFEEGGFVVDAGHPTNRFTTEPPAEGDWTVPPVVARHDLPADWRFLVAVPDADPGRSGDDEDASMRAVVERADPAVADEIAGVVTRKLLPAAAEGRLEAFGEAIAEIGRKNGAWYADAQGGVFRPPAGTLVETLEDCPVLSGIGQSSWGPVVYGVTDRSHAAEAESAARDALADNGLEGRVLLAEPATDGARVRAGGKEQ, from the coding sequence ATGACCGCGACCGTCAGCGCGGGAGCCAGGCTCCACGTCGGCTTCCAGAACCTCTCGCTCGCTCGCAGACGACTCTACGGCGGGATCGGCGTCGGGCTCGAGGAGCCGCGCGTGACGGTCACCGCCGAACCCGCCGACGGCGTCGAGGGCGACGATCCGCTGGGGCGGGAGTACGCCGCCCGCGCCGTCGACGCCCTCGACGTCCCGGGGGTCGCGGTCACGATCGAGGAACGGCTGCCCCGCCACGTCGGCCTCGGCAGCGGGACCCAGCTGGCGCTCTCGGTCCTCGCCGCGACGGCGCGGGCACACGGTCTCGAGCCCCGCATCCGAGACCTCGCGCCGGCGATGGGCCGGGGCGGGCGCAGCGGTGTCGGCGTCGCAACCTTCGAAGAGGGAGGGTTCGTCGTCGACGCCGGCCATCCGACCAACCGCTTCACCACCGAGCCGCCGGCGGAGGGCGACTGGACGGTCCCCCCGGTGGTCGCCCGCCACGACCTCCCCGCGGACTGGCGATTCCTCGTCGCCGTCCCCGACGCGGATCCCGGCCGCAGCGGCGACGACGAGGACGCGAGCATGCGCGCCGTCGTCGAGCGCGCCGACCCCGCCGTCGCCGACGAGATCGCCGGCGTCGTCACCCGCAAACTGCTGCCCGCCGCCGCGGAGGGCCGTCTCGAGGCCTTCGGCGAGGCGATCGCCGAGATCGGCCGGAAGAACGGCGCCTGGTACGCCGACGCGCAGGGCGGGGTCTTCCGTCCGCCCGCGGGAACGCTCGTCGAGACGCTCGAGGACTGCCCGGTGCTGTCGGGCATCGGCCAGTCGTCGTGGGGCCCCGTCGTTTACGGCGTGACCGACCGCAGCCACGCCGCCGAGGCCGAGTCGGCGGCTCGAGACGCCCTCGCGGACAACGGCCTCGAGGGCCGGGTGTTGCTGGCCGAACCGGCGACGGACGGGGCTCGAGTGCGGGCTGGAGGGAAAGAGCAATAG
- a CDS encoding Mov34/MPN/PAD-1 family protein, with amino-acid sequence MGLFDALFRSSSILGIAEETLEFALESSEAAHPDEYMGFLRGTEADRLGLDRDGLVITDILVIPGTESNSVSATVKTNQIPNDVKALGSVHSHPNGVIRPSDADLETFGRGSVHVIIGAPYRRSDWRAFDSQGEPTQLNVIDVELPETEDFFDFTQADIDDELRR; translated from the coding sequence ATGGGGCTGTTCGACGCGCTGTTTCGCTCGAGTTCGATCCTCGGCATCGCCGAGGAGACCCTCGAGTTCGCCCTCGAGTCCTCCGAGGCCGCCCATCCCGACGAGTACATGGGATTTCTCCGGGGAACCGAGGCGGATCGACTGGGGCTGGACCGGGACGGACTCGTCATCACGGACATTCTCGTGATTCCCGGCACGGAGTCGAACAGCGTCAGCGCGACCGTCAAGACGAACCAGATCCCGAACGACGTGAAGGCGCTCGGCAGCGTCCACTCCCACCCGAACGGCGTGATCAGGCCGAGCGACGCGGATCTGGAGACGTTCGGTCGGGGCAGCGTCCACGTTATTATCGGCGCCCCGTATCGGCGCTCGGACTGGCGGGCGTTCGATTCGCAGGGCGAGCCGACCCAACTGAACGTGATCGACGTGGAACTGCCCGAGACCGAGGACTTCTTCGATTTCACGCAGGCGGATATCGACGACGAACTCCGACGATAG
- a CDS encoding OB-fold nucleic acid binding domain-containing protein, whose product MTRESAGEPGADDGDSVVYDLAAECTAEDVERNRPYLAEINGIVDYGVFVDLSDSVSGLVHESVLEGTYAVGDELVVELESVRDNGDMAFEPVDVEEYTLQNVAHDYALTGTDRLKSNIGDQIHLEGKIVQVKQTAGPTIFHVADEYGVVPCAAFEEAGVRAYPSVEVGDVVRVTGTPERREGSIQIEVDGLSNLEGEDADAARERLEDALEARAEPHDVEPLIDWPAFEKLRPNLREVAKLLRRTVLEGRPIRVRHHADGDGMCAAVPVQIALERFIADVHEDENAPRHLIKRLPAKAPFYEMEDATRDLNFALEDREKHGQQLPLLLMLDNGSTAEDVPAYETLAHYDIPIAVVDHHHPDPDAVEDLLDAHVNPYLHDEDYRITTGMCCVELARMIYPDLGDELRHVPAVAGLSDRSKADAMEDYLELASEEGYDEDRLQDLSEALDYAAFWLRYNSGDQLIQDLLQIDSDDEGRHRELVEFFADRAREEVDEQLDAAMPHLEHEDLDNGAHLYRIDVENYAHRFTYPAPGKTTGEIHDRKIEETGDPVITVGYGPDFAVLRSDGVRLDIPNMVSELEEEVPGGGVSGGGHLVVGSIKFVKGKREDVIDALVEKMEDAEIDEALSSAAPIDD is encoded by the coding sequence ATGACACGTGAGTCCGCCGGGGAACCCGGCGCAGATGACGGGGATTCCGTCGTCTACGATCTCGCTGCCGAGTGTACGGCAGAAGATGTAGAGCGAAACCGACCGTATCTCGCCGAAATCAACGGTATCGTCGATTACGGCGTCTTCGTCGATCTCTCCGATTCCGTCTCCGGGCTCGTCCACGAGTCGGTCCTCGAGGGCACCTACGCCGTCGGCGACGAACTCGTCGTCGAACTCGAGAGCGTCCGCGACAACGGTGACATGGCCTTCGAACCGGTCGACGTCGAGGAGTACACGCTCCAGAACGTCGCCCACGACTACGCCCTCACCGGAACCGACCGCCTCAAGTCGAACATCGGCGACCAGATCCACCTGGAGGGCAAGATCGTCCAGGTCAAACAGACCGCCGGGCCGACGATCTTCCACGTCGCCGACGAGTACGGCGTCGTCCCCTGTGCCGCCTTCGAGGAGGCCGGCGTCCGCGCCTACCCCTCCGTCGAGGTCGGCGACGTCGTCCGCGTGACCGGCACGCCCGAGCGCCGCGAGGGCTCGATCCAGATCGAGGTCGACGGCCTCTCGAACCTCGAGGGCGAGGACGCCGACGCGGCCCGCGAACGGCTCGAGGACGCCCTCGAGGCCCGCGCCGAGCCCCACGACGTCGAGCCGCTGATCGACTGGCCCGCCTTCGAGAAACTGCGGCCGAACCTGCGGGAGGTCGCGAAACTGCTCCGTCGGACCGTCCTCGAGGGACGGCCCATCCGGGTGCGCCACCACGCCGACGGCGACGGCATGTGCGCCGCAGTGCCCGTCCAGATCGCCCTCGAGCGATTCATCGCGGACGTCCACGAGGACGAGAACGCGCCGCGCCACCTCATCAAGCGCCTGCCCGCGAAGGCGCCGTTCTACGAGATGGAAGACGCCACGCGGGACCTCAACTTCGCCCTCGAGGACCGCGAGAAACACGGCCAGCAGCTTCCCCTCCTGCTCATGCTTGACAACGGCTCGACGGCCGAGGACGTCCCGGCCTACGAGACGCTGGCCCACTACGACATCCCGATCGCGGTCGTCGACCACCACCACCCCGATCCCGACGCCGTCGAGGACTTGCTCGACGCCCACGTCAACCCCTACCTCCACGACGAGGACTACCGGATCACGACGGGGATGTGCTGCGTCGAACTCGCGCGGATGATCTACCCCGACCTCGGCGACGAACTCCGACACGTCCCCGCCGTCGCGGGCCTCTCGGACCGCTCGAAGGCCGACGCGATGGAGGACTACCTCGAGCTCGCTTCCGAGGAGGGCTACGACGAGGATCGACTGCAGGATTTGAGCGAGGCGCTGGACTACGCGGCCTTCTGGCTGCGCTACAACTCCGGTGACCAGCTGATTCAGGACCTGCTCCAGATCGACTCCGACGACGAGGGGCGCCACCGCGAACTCGTCGAGTTCTTCGCCGACCGCGCCCGCGAGGAGGTCGACGAGCAACTCGACGCGGCGATGCCCCACTTAGAGCACGAGGACCTGGACAACGGCGCCCACCTCTACCGGATCGACGTCGAGAACTACGCCCACCGCTTTACCTACCCCGCGCCGGGCAAGACCACGGGCGAGATCCACGACCGCAAGATCGAGGAGACCGGCGATCCGGTGATCACGGTCGGCTACGGTCCGGACTTCGCCGTCCTCCGCAGTGACGGCGTTCGACTGGACATTCCGAACATGGTCTCGGAACTCGAGGAGGAGGTCCCCGGCGGCGGCGTCTCCGGCGGCGGCCACCTCGTCGTCGGCTCGATCAAGTTCGTCAAGGGCAAACGCGAGGACGTCATCGACGCCTTAGTCGAGAAGATGGAGGACGCGGAGATCGACGAAGCGCTCTCGAGTGCGGCGCCGATCGACGATTGA